A DNA window from Anaerohalosphaeraceae bacterium contains the following coding sequences:
- a CDS encoding RHS repeat-associated core domain-containing protein, translating to MDYRMNRCAKTADNPYGFTGESRFPEADNLIYLRARYYASALGRFLSRDPIGYEYSMNLYEYVTNNLINRSDSLGLFPYTAPSPYPWTPPSPSLGELMMDCWREARKLANWAATQPWYGVHGMMHCVVACELAKKQDSVCAWIAGFGHKAGEWFRDYPRDRKTEAKGRDCAKPCSSNQSCEECCSMDDYH from the coding sequence ATGGATTACCGTATGAACAGGTGTGCTAAAACGGCCGACAATCCCTACGGCTTCACGGGCGAAAGCCGGTTCCCCGAGGCGGACAACCTGATTTATCTCCGCGCCCGCTATTACGCCTCCGCCCTCGGCCGATTCCTCTCCCGCGACCCGATTGGATATGAGTATAGCATGAATCTTTATGAATATGTTACGAATAATCTCATAAATCGCAGTGATTCATTAGGATTATTCCCATACACTGCCCCAAGCCCATACCCTTGGACTCCGCCTTCGCCTTCCCTTGGAGAGCTGATGATGGATTGTTGGCGTGAGGCAAGAAAATTAGCGAATTGGGCTGCAACGCAACCATGGTATGGCGTACATGGCATGATGCATTGTGTTGTGGCATGTGAGTTAGCGAAAAAGCAAGATTCGGTGTGCGCCTGGATTGCAGGATTTGGACATAAGGCAGGAGAATGGTTTCGTGATTATCCAAGAGATCGAAAGACAGAAGCGAAAGGCAGGGACTGTGCCAAACCTTGTTCTTCAAACCAAAGCTGTGAAGAATGCTGTTCGATGGATGATTATCATTAA